A single genomic interval of Ramlibacter sp. harbors:
- the nusA gene encoding transcription termination/antitermination protein NusA, with protein MNRELLMLVEAISREKNVERDVVLGAVESALAQATKKLYQGEVDIRVALDRDSGNYETFRRWLVVPDEAGLQNPDAEEMLMDARERIADVEEGDYIEEPVESVPIGRIGAMAAKQVILQKIRDAEREMLLNDFMSRGDKIFVGTVKRMDKGDIIVESGRVEGRLRRGEMIPKENLRNGDRVRAMIMEVDLTLRGAPIILSRSAPEYMIELFRQEVPEIEQGLLEIKSCARDAGSRAKIAVLSHDKRVDPIGTCVGVRGTRVNAVTNELAGERVDIVLWSEDPAQFVIGALAPANVSSIVVDEEKHAMDVVVDEENLAIAIGRGGQNVRLASELTGWKINIMDANESAQKQAEETDSTRKLFMEKLDVDQEIADILIAEGFTSLEEVAYVPLQEMLEIESFDEDTVNELRARAKDALLTMEIVREESVDEVSQDLRDLEGLTPTLIAQLAENGVHTRDDLADLAVDELTDITAQSADEAKALIMKAREHWFTGADASQE; from the coding sequence ATGAATCGCGAATTGTTGATGCTGGTGGAAGCCATTTCGCGCGAGAAAAACGTCGAGCGCGACGTGGTGTTGGGTGCAGTCGAGTCAGCCCTGGCACAGGCAACGAAGAAGCTGTACCAGGGCGAGGTGGACATCCGCGTCGCGCTGGACCGCGACAGCGGCAACTACGAGACATTCCGGCGCTGGCTGGTCGTGCCCGACGAGGCCGGCCTGCAGAACCCCGATGCCGAGGAGATGCTCATGGATGCCCGCGAGCGCATCGCCGACGTCGAGGAAGGCGATTACATCGAGGAGCCGGTCGAGTCCGTGCCCATCGGCCGCATTGGCGCGATGGCCGCCAAGCAGGTGATCCTGCAGAAGATCCGCGACGCCGAGCGCGAAATGCTGCTCAACGACTTCATGTCGCGCGGCGACAAGATTTTCGTGGGCACCGTCAAGCGCATGGACAAGGGCGACATCATTGTCGAGTCCGGCCGGGTCGAAGGCCGGCTGCGCCGCGGCGAGATGATCCCCAAGGAAAACCTGCGCAACGGCGACCGCGTCCGCGCCATGATCATGGAAGTGGACCTGACGCTGCGCGGCGCGCCCATCATCCTGTCGCGGTCCGCGCCCGAGTACATGATCGAGCTGTTCCGCCAGGAAGTGCCCGAGATCGAGCAGGGCCTGCTGGAGATCAAGTCCTGTGCCCGCGATGCCGGCAGCCGCGCCAAGATCGCCGTGCTCAGCCACGACAAGCGCGTGGACCCCATTGGCACCTGCGTGGGCGTGCGGGGCACCCGTGTCAACGCCGTCACCAACGAGCTCGCCGGTGAGCGCGTGGACATCGTGCTGTGGTCGGAAGACCCGGCCCAGTTCGTGATCGGCGCGCTGGCGCCCGCCAACGTGTCGTCCATCGTGGTGGACGAGGAAAAGCACGCCATGGACGTGGTGGTGGACGAGGAAAACCTCGCCATTGCCATCGGCCGCGGCGGCCAGAACGTGCGCCTGGCGTCCGAGCTGACCGGCTGGAAGATCAACATCATGGACGCCAACGAGTCCGCCCAGAAGCAGGCCGAGGAAACCGATTCCACGCGCAAGCTGTTCATGGAAAAGCTCGACGTGGACCAGGAAATCGCCGACATCCTGATTGCCGAGGGCTTCACCAGCCTCGAGGAAGTGGCCTACGTGCCATTGCAGGAAATGCTGGAAATCGAAAGCTTTGACGAGGACACCGTCAACGAGCTGCGGGCCCGCGCCAAGGATGCGCTGCTGACGATGGAGATCGTGCGCGAAGAGAGCGTCGATGAGGTGTCGCAGGACCTGCGCGATCTTGAAGGACTGACCCCCACGCTGATCGCCCAGCTTGCTGAGAACGGCGTCCACACACGCGACGACCTGGCCGACCTGGCCGTCGATGAATTGACAGATATCACGGCCCAGTCTGCGGACGAGGCCAAAGCCCTGATCATGAAGGCGCGCGAGCACTGGTTTACCGGTGCCGACGCCTCTCAAGAGTAA
- the lepB gene encoding signal peptidase I — MAYLKHLWSHNRGFMLFLGLMLVFRSAVADWNYVPSSSMNPTLVAGDRVAVNKLAYSLRVPLTLHQLVRWGTPQPGDVITFDSPRDDVNLIKRVVAVAGDVVEMRDNTLVINGQVLTRTLVDASRIVPSELGPLDEQIWREPLGPYPIETARLPAINRYRDFAPVTVPEGTVMVLGDSRDNSNDSRFIGFIDVNRVTGRAVRVVMSHDPQAWYLPRAGRWWLPLHG, encoded by the coding sequence ATGGCCTACCTCAAGCACCTTTGGTCCCACAACCGGGGCTTCATGCTCTTCCTGGGGCTGATGCTCGTGTTCCGCTCGGCCGTGGCCGACTGGAACTACGTGCCCTCGTCGTCGATGAACCCGACGCTGGTGGCTGGCGACCGCGTGGCGGTGAACAAGCTGGCCTACAGCCTGCGCGTGCCGCTGACCCTGCACCAGCTGGTGCGCTGGGGCACGCCGCAGCCGGGCGACGTGATCACGTTTGACTCGCCCAGGGACGACGTCAACCTGATCAAGCGCGTGGTGGCCGTGGCCGGGGATGTGGTGGAAATGCGTGACAACACGCTGGTCATCAATGGCCAGGTGCTGACCCGCACGCTGGTCGATGCTTCGCGGATCGTCCCGTCGGAGCTGGGGCCGCTGGACGAGCAGATCTGGCGCGAGCCGCTGGGCCCGTACCCGATCGAGACCGCGCGCCTGCCGGCCATCAACCGTTACCGCGACTTCGCGCCCGTGACGGTGCCCGAAGGCACGGTGATGGTGCTGGGCGACAGCCGCGACAACAGCAACGACTCCCGCTTCATCGGTTTCATCGACGTCAACCGCGTCACCGGCCGCGCCGTGCGCGTGGTCATGTCGCACGACCCGCAGGCGTGGTACCTTCCGCGCGCCGGGCGCTGGTGGCTGCCCCTTCACGGCTGA
- the rbfA gene encoding 30S ribosome-binding factor RbfA, with protein sequence MPARKSATPNRSFKVADQIQRDLTELIARELKDPRVGMVTIQAVEVTPDYAHAKVFFSLLVGDPTESELALNQAAGFLRNGLFKRLHIHTVPTLHFQFDRTTERAADMNALIAQAVASRSKNED encoded by the coding sequence ATGCCTGCCCGCAAGTCCGCCACCCCCAACCGCAGCTTCAAGGTTGCCGACCAGATCCAGCGCGATCTGACGGAGCTGATCGCGCGCGAGTTGAAGGACCCGCGCGTGGGCATGGTCACGATCCAGGCCGTCGAGGTCACGCCCGACTATGCGCACGCCAAGGTGTTCTTCAGCCTGCTGGTGGGCGATCCCACGGAGTCGGAGCTGGCGCTGAACCAGGCGGCCGGCTTCCTGCGCAACGGCCTGTTCAAGCGCCTGCACATCCACACCGTGCCCACGCTGCACTTCCAGTTCGACCGCACCACCGAGCGGGCGGCCGACATGAACGCGCTGATTGCGCAGGCGGTCGCCTCGCGATCCAAAAACGAGGACTGA
- the rimP gene encoding ribosome maturation factor RimP, protein MALQQIVEQTVTGLGYDLVEIDRSAGGLLRITIDLPWQPGVEQFVTVEDCEKVTRQLQFALEVDEVAYRRLEVSSPGIDRPLRHEKDFERFEGEMVDITLRAPMGVAAAGQVAANRKKFRGTLERADGGGWQIVWSDAPPVKPGQKVSKKRAPAPLQALGFTLAELREARLASIVDFKGRKAKLAGES, encoded by the coding sequence GTGGCGTTACAGCAGATCGTCGAACAAACCGTGACCGGGCTCGGTTACGACCTGGTGGAGATTGACCGCTCCGCTGGCGGCCTGCTGCGCATCACCATCGATCTGCCCTGGCAGCCGGGCGTCGAGCAGTTCGTGACGGTCGAGGACTGCGAAAAGGTCACCCGGCAGCTGCAGTTTGCGCTGGAAGTGGACGAGGTGGCGTACCGGCGCCTGGAAGTGTCGTCGCCCGGCATTGACCGGCCGTTGCGGCACGAGAAGGATTTTGAGCGCTTCGAGGGCGAGATGGTCGACATCACGCTCAGGGCGCCGATGGGTGTGGCGGCCGCGGGCCAGGTGGCGGCCAACCGCAAGAAGTTTCGCGGCACCCTGGAGCGCGCCGACGGTGGCGGCTGGCAGATCGTCTGGAGCGACGCGCCGCCGGTCAAGCCGGGCCAGAAGGTGAGCAAGAAGAGGGCGCCTGCGCCGTTGCAGGCGCTGGGTTTTACGCTGGCCGAGCTTCGGGAAGCTCGGCTGGCATCGATTGTGGATTTCAAGGGCCGCAAGGCCAAGCTTGCAGGAGAGTCGTGA
- a CDS encoding DMT family transporter gives MKLRHGQAVWLMVAVTLMWSIAGVVTRQLASAHSFEVTFWRSFFTLASLLVILPLWQGRGVFRAIHWRNKALWLSGVCWSIMFTAFMLALTLTSVGNVLVTMSVGPLLTALIARIFIGHRLPARTWVAIVLAGLGIGWMYGTQVNAAGGEASLLLGSLVALCVPVAGAINWTVVQRSQAQGEKVDLVPSVLVGAVISTLATLPLALPFAATGPDVAWLALLGLVQLAIPCTLSVVCARVLKAPEVSLLALLEVIFGILWAWWGANEAPGPEVLTGGALVIGALVGNELLGWRERAGTPRIQTL, from the coding sequence ATGAAGCTGCGCCACGGACAGGCCGTCTGGCTGATGGTGGCGGTCACGCTGATGTGGTCGATCGCCGGGGTGGTGACGCGCCAGCTGGCCAGCGCCCACAGTTTTGAAGTCACCTTCTGGCGCAGCTTCTTCACCCTGGCGTCGCTGCTGGTGATCCTGCCGCTGTGGCAGGGGCGGGGCGTGTTCCGTGCCATCCACTGGCGCAACAAGGCCCTGTGGCTGTCGGGTGTGTGCTGGAGCATCATGTTCACGGCCTTCATGCTGGCCCTCACGCTCACCAGCGTGGGCAATGTGCTGGTCACCATGTCGGTGGGGCCGCTGCTCACGGCGCTGATCGCGCGCATCTTCATTGGTCACCGGCTGCCGGCGCGCACCTGGGTGGCCATCGTGCTCGCGGGGCTGGGCATAGGCTGGATGTACGGCACGCAGGTCAATGCCGCCGGTGGCGAGGCCTCGCTGCTGCTGGGCTCGCTGGTGGCGCTGTGCGTGCCGGTGGCCGGCGCCATCAACTGGACCGTGGTGCAGCGCAGCCAGGCCCAGGGCGAGAAGGTCGATCTGGTGCCCTCGGTGCTGGTGGGCGCCGTGATCTCCACGCTGGCCACGCTGCCCCTGGCGCTGCCTTTTGCCGCCACCGGCCCGGACGTGGCCTGGCTGGCTCTGCTGGGCCTGGTGCAGCTGGCCATCCCCTGCACCCTGTCGGTGGTCTGCGCGCGCGTGCTCAAGGCGCCCGAGGTCTCGCTGCTGGCCCTGCTGGAGGTGATCTTTGGCATCCTGTGGGCCTGGTGGGGCGCCAACGAGGCCCCGGGGCCTGAAGTGCTCACCGGCGGCGCGCTGGTGATTGGCGCCCTGGTGGGCAATGAACTGCTGGGCTGGCGCGAGCGGGCGGGCACCCCGCGCATCCAGACTCTCTGA
- the typA gene encoding translational GTPase TypA yields the protein MSNKQIRNIAIIAHVDHGKTTMVDQLLRQSGTFAEHEKVVDTVMDNNAIEKERGITILAKNCAVTWEGTHINIVDTPGHADFGGEVERALSMVDGVVLLIDAQEGPMPQTRFVTKKALALGLKPILVVNKVDKPGARPDYVVNAAFDLFDKLGATDEQLDFPVVYASGINGWSSMEEGAPGEQWGPDMSALFNTILKHVPAQQGDPDAPLQLQISALDFSTFVGRIGVGRISAGTIRPMMDVLVMEGPDGKSLKGRVNQVLTFQGLERVQTKEAGPGEIVLINGIDEIGIGVTLTDPLKPAPLPMLKVDEPTLTMNFCVNTSPLAGREGKFVTSRQIWDRLQKELQHNVALRVSETDEEGIFEVMGRGELHLTILLENMRREGYELAVSKPRVVFRDVGGVRHEPIEMVTADIEEQHQGGVMQALGERKGDLLNMEPDGRGRVRLEYRIPARGLIGFTNEFLNLTRGSGLISNIFDGYEEHKGDIGGRKNGVLISMDDGEIFNYALGKLDDRGRMFVRANDPVYEGMIVGIHNRDNDLVVNATRTKQLTNFRVSGKEDAIKITPPIMLTLEYGVEFIEDDELVEITPKSIRLRKRHLKEHERKRASREA from the coding sequence ATGAGCAACAAGCAAATCCGAAACATCGCCATCATCGCCCACGTTGACCACGGCAAGACCACCATGGTCGACCAGCTGCTGCGCCAGTCGGGCACCTTCGCCGAACACGAAAAGGTGGTCGACACCGTGATGGACAACAACGCCATCGAAAAAGAGCGCGGCATCACCATCCTGGCCAAGAACTGCGCCGTGACCTGGGAAGGCACACACATCAACATCGTCGACACCCCCGGCCACGCCGACTTCGGCGGCGAGGTGGAACGCGCCCTGAGCATGGTTGACGGCGTGGTGCTGCTGATCGACGCGCAGGAAGGCCCGATGCCGCAGACCCGCTTCGTGACCAAGAAGGCGCTGGCGCTGGGCCTCAAGCCCATTCTGGTGGTCAACAAGGTGGACAAGCCCGGTGCGCGTCCCGATTACGTGGTCAACGCCGCCTTCGACCTGTTCGACAAGCTCGGCGCCACCGATGAGCAGCTGGATTTCCCCGTGGTTTACGCGTCCGGCATCAACGGCTGGTCGTCGATGGAAGAGGGTGCACCCGGCGAGCAGTGGGGCCCCGACATGTCGGCCCTGTTCAACACCATCCTCAAGCATGTGCCGGCGCAGCAGGGCGACCCTGACGCCCCGCTGCAGCTGCAGATTTCGGCGCTCGACTTCTCCACCTTCGTGGGCCGCATCGGCGTGGGCCGCATCAGCGCCGGCACCATCCGCCCCATGATGGATGTGCTGGTCATGGAAGGACCGGACGGCAAGAGCCTCAAGGGCCGCGTCAACCAGGTGCTGACCTTCCAGGGCCTGGAGCGGGTGCAGACCAAGGAAGCCGGCCCCGGTGAAATCGTGCTGATCAACGGTATTGACGAGATTGGCATTGGCGTGACCCTCACCGACCCGCTCAAGCCGGCGCCCCTGCCCATGCTCAAGGTCGACGAGCCCACCCTGACCATGAACTTCTGCGTCAACACCAGCCCGCTGGCCGGACGCGAAGGCAAGTTCGTCACCAGCCGCCAGATCTGGGACCGCCTGCAAAAGGAGCTGCAGCACAACGTGGCCCTGCGCGTGAGCGAGACCGATGAAGAAGGCATTTTCGAGGTCATGGGCCGTGGTGAACTGCACCTGACCATCCTGCTGGAAAACATGCGCCGCGAAGGCTACGAGCTGGCGGTGTCCAAGCCCCGCGTGGTGTTCCGCGACGTGGGCGGCGTGCGCCACGAGCCCATCGAGATGGTCACGGCCGACATCGAGGAGCAGCACCAGGGCGGCGTGATGCAGGCGCTGGGCGAGCGCAAGGGCGACCTGCTCAACATGGAACCCGATGGCCGTGGCCGCGTGCGCCTGGAGTACCGCATCCCGGCGCGGGGCCTGATCGGCTTCACCAACGAATTCCTCAACCTCACGCGCGGTTCGGGCCTGATCTCCAACATCTTCGACGGCTACGAGGAGCACAAGGGCGACATCGGCGGGCGCAAGAACGGCGTGCTGATCTCGATGGACGATGGCGAAATCTTCAACTATGCGCTGGGCAAGCTGGACGACCGCGGCCGCATGTTCGTGCGGGCCAATGACCCTGTCTACGAAGGCATGATCGTCGGCATCCACAACCGCGACAACGACCTCGTGGTCAATGCCACGCGCACCAAGCAACTCACCAACTTCCGCGTCAGTGGCAAGGAAGACGCGATCAAGATCACGCCGCCCATCATGCTCACGCTGGAATACGGCGTGGAGTTCATCGAAGACGACGAGCTGGTCGAGATCACGCCCAAGAGCATCCGCCTGCGCAAGCGCCACCTGAAAGAGCACGAGCGCAAGCGCGCTTCACGCGAGGCATGA
- the truB gene encoding tRNA pseudouridine(55) synthase TruB, producing MNAPRTRVVRRPVHGVLLLDKPLGLSSNNALQKCKWLLRAEKAGHTGTLDPLATGVLPLCFGAATKFSQLQLDADKTYEAVACLGVKTRTGDAEGEVIERREVAPLTAARLAEVARQFTGAQRQLPPMHSALKKYGRALYEYAREGVDVERAPRDITIHELKLLEVQDPREPVAIKIVAKVSKGTYIRTLGEDIGEALGCGAHLTALRRTATGHFDVSQCVTLEAFEAMSEDQRLACLQPVEALLPDHTPVTLDADNAGRFLSGLRRRGSWPDNQYMAVYGPSTVRAELVEALASPSTSSGRTVLLGTGHAKAGELIPGRLLSPPEIQQILETP from the coding sequence GTGAACGCGCCGCGCACGAGGGTCGTGAGGCGCCCCGTGCATGGGGTGCTTCTGCTGGACAAGCCGCTGGGCCTGTCGAGCAACAACGCCCTGCAGAAATGCAAATGGCTGCTGCGCGCCGAGAAGGCCGGCCACACCGGCACGCTGGACCCCCTGGCCACGGGCGTGCTGCCGCTGTGCTTTGGCGCCGCCACCAAATTCAGCCAGCTGCAGCTTGACGCCGACAAGACCTATGAGGCCGTGGCCTGCCTGGGCGTCAAGACCCGCACAGGCGATGCCGAGGGCGAGGTGATCGAGCGGCGCGAGGTGGCGCCCCTCACGGCGGCCCGCCTGGCCGAGGTGGCCCGGCAATTCACCGGTGCCCAGCGCCAGCTGCCGCCCATGCACAGCGCGCTCAAGAAGTACGGCCGGGCCCTGTACGAATACGCCCGCGAAGGCGTGGATGTGGAGCGGGCACCGCGCGACATCACCATTCATGAGCTGAAACTGCTGGAAGTCCAGGACCCGCGGGAACCGGTAGCTATCAAAATAGTAGCAAAAGTGAGCAAGGGCACCTACATCCGCACGCTGGGCGAGGACATCGGCGAGGCGCTGGGCTGTGGCGCCCATCTCACGGCGCTGCGCCGCACGGCCACCGGCCACTTTGACGTGTCGCAATGCGTGACGCTGGAGGCCTTTGAAGCCATGTCCGAGGACCAGCGCCTGGCCTGCCTGCAGCCGGTCGAGGCGCTGCTGCCCGATCACACCCCTGTCACGCTCGACGCCGACAATGCCGGGCGCTTCCTGTCGGGCCTGCGGCGGCGCGGCAGTTGGCCGGACAACCAGTACATGGCCGTCTATGGCCCTTCCACCGTTCGGGCTGAGCTTGTCGAAGCCCTCGCGAGCCCTTCGACCAGCTCGGGGCGAACGGTGCTGCTTGGCACAGGCCATGCGAAAGCCGGCGAACTGATCCCGGGGCGACTGCTGAGCCCCCCTGAAATACAGCAAATCCTGGAAACACCATGA
- a CDS encoding enoyl-CoA hydratase/isomerase family protein: MTDVISEVRGRTGFITLNRPRALNALSLGMVRDLTATLLAWRDDDSVVAVAIRGSNKEGPFGAFCAGGDIRFFHQAALAGNPELEDFFTEEYTLNHLIHHYPKPYVAFMDGIVMGGGMGVSQGASLRIVTPRTRMAMPETHIGLFPDVGGGYFLSRCAGHLGEYLALTGQALDGAGAVAAGLADGLVPADRLAGLWQALGSGTLDSAAAIEAHFATELIADNGHPSWTPALVDAHFGLGSVPAILASLEADGSEWARATADTLRHRSPLMLHVVLEQVRRARTMTLADDLRMERDLVRHCFHTAHLGRSGATSETVEGIRALAVDKDHSPRWNPARVEDVTPQMVAPFFASPWPAHAHPLRVLA; this comes from the coding sequence ATGACCGATGTGATTTCCGAGGTCCGGGGCCGCACCGGCTTCATCACGCTGAATCGCCCGCGCGCACTCAACGCCCTGTCGCTGGGCATGGTGCGCGACCTCACAGCCACGCTGCTGGCCTGGCGTGACGACGACAGCGTGGTGGCGGTGGCCATCCGCGGCAGCAACAAGGAAGGGCCGTTTGGCGCCTTCTGCGCGGGCGGAGACATCCGCTTCTTCCACCAGGCCGCGCTCGCGGGCAACCCGGAGCTTGAGGATTTCTTCACCGAGGAATACACGCTCAACCACCTGATCCACCACTACCCCAAGCCCTATGTCGCGTTCATGGACGGCATCGTGATGGGCGGCGGCATGGGCGTGAGCCAGGGCGCCAGCCTGCGCATCGTCACGCCACGCACCCGCATGGCCATGCCCGAAACCCATATCGGCCTGTTCCCGGACGTGGGCGGCGGCTATTTCCTGAGCCGCTGCGCGGGCCACCTGGGCGAGTACCTCGCGCTGACCGGGCAGGCGCTGGACGGCGCGGGCGCCGTGGCGGCGGGCCTGGCCGATGGCCTGGTGCCGGCGGACCGCCTGGCGGGTCTGTGGCAGGCCCTGGGCTCGGGGACGCTTGATTCGGCGGCTGCGATCGAAGCCCATTTTGCTACAGAGTTAATAGCAGACAATGGCCACCCCTCCTGGACTCCAGCCCTTGTTGATGCCCATTTCGGGCTCGGCAGCGTGCCCGCGATCCTGGCGTCGCTTGAAGCCGATGGCAGTGAATGGGCCAGGGCCACGGCCGACACGCTGCGCCACCGCTCGCCCCTGATGCTGCACGTGGTGCTGGAGCAGGTGCGCCGCGCGCGCACCATGACGCTGGCCGACGACCTGCGCATGGAGCGGGACCTGGTGCGCCACTGCTTCCATACCGCCCACCTGGGCCGCTCGGGCGCGACCAGCGAGACCGTGGAGGGCATCCGGGCGCTGGCGGTGGACAAGGACCACAGCCCGCGCTGGAACCCGGCGCGGGTGGAAGACGTGACGCCGCAGATGGTGGCGCCGTTCTTTGCGAGCCCCTGGCCCGCGCACGCGCACCCGCTGCGCGTGCTGGCCTGA
- the infB gene encoding translation initiation factor IF-2 yields the protein MSSTTVAEFANELKKSTETLLEQLRSAGVSKASPADALSDTDKQKLLGYLQASHGTASPERKKITLVKKSTSEIKQADATGKARTIQVEVRKKRTFIKRDENTEATVAEAEPAEEPVSAAPVIDDAELSRREEEARRQAELIRRQEEELAEKRRVREEQETREREAAEQAAKAAEEKKTKAPALAEEASGKAAADDGADEAASQAEAKAQAQSEARDKAAAESKARADEEAARAADLGERRRKAEAEAAAIRSMMSTPKKVLVAKKPEEAKPVAKAADAKPGVKGTLHKPAAGAPARPGAPGAAAPGAGKEVKSAKLSSSWAGDPAKKKEIKTRGDASGGVGRNSWRGGPRGRRGNDRDREEQAPAAPVEARVIEVHVPETITVAELAHKMAVKASEVIKHLMKLGQMVTINQPLDQDTAMIVVEEMGHKAVVAALDDPEAFTDEDVGAAEGEALTRAPVVTVMGHVDHGKTSLLDYIRRAKVASGEAGGITQHIGAYHVETPRGMVSFLDTPGHEAFTAMRARGAQATDIVILVVAADDGVMPQTKEAIKHAKAAGVPIVVAINKIDKPDANLDRVKQELVAEEVVPEEYGGESPFVGVSAKTGQGIDDLLEQVLLQAEVLELKAPVDAMAKGLVIEAQLDKGRGPVATVLVQSGTLKTGDVVLAGQTYGRVRAMLDENGKSIKSAGPSIPVEIQGLSDVPGAGDEFMVMTDERRAREIATYRAGKFRNTKLAKQQAAKLENMFSDITAGEVKMVPIIVKADVQGSQEALSQSLLKLSTDEVKVQLVYAAVGGVSESDVNLAIAAKAVIIGFNTRADAGARKLAENNGVDIRYYSIIYDAVDELKSAMSGMLTPDKKEEVIGTAEIRQVFKVSKIGSIAGCMVTSGVVRRSARLRLLRDNVVVFTGELESLKRFKDDAKEVKEGFECGLNIKGYNDISEGDVLEFFEIREIARTL from the coding sequence ATGTCCAGTACGACCGTCGCCGAGTTTGCCAACGAACTCAAGAAATCAACCGAAACGCTGCTTGAGCAATTGCGCAGCGCCGGCGTGTCCAAGGCATCGCCCGCCGATGCCCTGAGCGACACCGACAAGCAGAAGCTGCTGGGGTACCTGCAGGCCAGCCATGGCACAGCCTCGCCCGAGCGCAAGAAGATCACGCTGGTCAAGAAGTCCACCAGCGAAATCAAGCAGGCCGATGCCACGGGCAAGGCGCGCACCATCCAGGTGGAAGTGCGCAAGAAGCGCACCTTCATCAAGCGCGACGAGAACACCGAGGCCACCGTGGCCGAGGCCGAGCCGGCCGAGGAGCCCGTGAGCGCGGCGCCCGTGATCGACGACGCCGAGCTGTCCCGCCGCGAGGAAGAGGCCCGGCGCCAGGCTGAGCTGATTCGCCGCCAGGAAGAAGAACTGGCCGAAAAGCGCCGCGTGCGCGAAGAGCAGGAAACCCGCGAACGCGAAGCCGCCGAGCAGGCCGCGAAGGCCGCCGAGGAGAAAAAGACCAAGGCCCCCGCGCTGGCTGAAGAAGCCAGCGGCAAGGCCGCTGCGGACGATGGCGCCGACGAGGCCGCGAGCCAGGCTGAAGCCAAGGCCCAGGCCCAGTCCGAGGCCCGCGACAAGGCCGCCGCGGAATCCAAGGCCCGCGCCGACGAGGAAGCCGCGCGTGCGGCCGATCTGGGTGAGCGCCGCCGCAAGGCCGAGGCCGAAGCCGCCGCCATCCGCTCGATGATGTCCACGCCCAAGAAGGTGCTGGTCGCCAAGAAGCCGGAAGAAGCCAAGCCGGTGGCCAAGGCCGCCGACGCCAAGCCCGGCGTCAAGGGCACGCTGCACAAGCCCGCCGCCGGTGCGCCGGCACGCCCGGGTGCGCCCGGCGCTGCCGCGCCCGGTGCCGGCAAGGAAGTCAAGTCCGCCAAGCTGTCGTCCAGCTGGGCAGGCGACCCGGCCAAGAAGAAGGAAATCAAGACCCGCGGCGACGCCTCGGGCGGTGTGGGGCGCAACAGCTGGCGCGGAGGCCCGCGCGGGCGCCGTGGCAACGACCGCGACCGCGAGGAACAGGCCCCGGCCGCACCGGTGGAAGCCCGCGTGATCGAGGTCCATGTGCCTGAAACCATCACCGTGGCCGAACTGGCCCACAAGATGGCGGTCAAGGCCTCGGAGGTGATCAAGCACCTGATGAAGCTGGGCCAGATGGTCACCATCAACCAGCCGCTGGACCAGGACACGGCCATGATCGTGGTCGAGGAAATGGGCCACAAGGCCGTCGTGGCCGCGCTGGACGACCCCGAAGCCTTCACCGACGAGGATGTGGGCGCCGCCGAGGGCGAGGCGCTGACGCGCGCGCCGGTGGTGACCGTCATGGGCCACGTGGACCACGGCAAGACCTCGCTGCTGGACTACATCCGCCGCGCCAAGGTGGCCTCGGGCGAGGCCGGTGGCATCACGCAGCACATTGGCGCCTACCACGTCGAAACGCCGCGCGGCATGGTGTCGTTCCTCGACACCCCGGGCCACGAGGCGTTCACCGCCATGCGGGCCCGCGGCGCGCAGGCCACCGACATCGTGATTCTGGTGGTGGCGGCCGACGACGGCGTCATGCCGCAGACCAAGGAAGCCATCAAGCACGCCAAGGCGGCCGGTGTTCCCATCGTTGTGGCGATCAACAAGATCGACAAGCCCGACGCCAACCTGGACCGCGTCAAGCAGGAGCTGGTGGCCGAGGAAGTGGTGCCCGAAGAGTACGGCGGCGAGTCGCCGTTCGTGGGTGTCTCGGCCAAGACCGGTCAGGGCATTGACGACCTGCTCGAGCAGGTGCTGCTGCAGGCCGAAGTGCTGGAACTCAAGGCGCCGGTGGATGCCATGGCCAAGGGCCTGGTGATCGAGGCCCAGCTCGACAAGGGCCGCGGCCCCGTGGCCACGGTGCTGGTCCAGTCGGGCACGCTCAAGACCGGCGACGTGGTGCTGGCGGGCCAGACCTACGGCCGCGTGCGCGCCATGCTCGACGAGAACGGCAAGTCCATCAAGTCGGCCGGCCCGTCCATTCCGGTGGAAATCCAGGGCCTGTCCGATGTGCCGGGCGCCGGCGACGAGTTCATGGTCATGACCGACGAGCGTCGCGCGCGCGAAATCGCCACCTACCGGGCCGGCAAGTTCCGCAACACCAAGCTGGCCAAGCAGCAGGCCGCCAAGCTCGAGAACATGTTCTCGGACATCACGGCGGGCGAGGTCAAGATGGTGCCCATCATCGTCAAGGCCGACGTGCAGGGTTCGCAGGAAGCGCTGTCGCAGTCGCTGCTCAAGCTGTCCACTGACGAGGTCAAGGTCCAGCTCGTGTACGCCGCCGTGGGCGGTGTCAGCGAGTCCGACGTCAACCTGGCCATCGCGGCCAAGGCCGTGATCATCGGCTTCAACACGCGGGCCGATGCCGGCGCGCGCAAGCTGGCCGAGAACAACGGTGTGGACATCCGCTACTACAGCATCATCTACGACGCCGTCGATGAACTGAAGTCCGCCATGTCGGGCATGCTCACGCCCGACAAGAAGGAAGAAGTCATCGGCACCGCCGAGATCCGCCAGGTGTTCAAGGTCAGCAAGATCGGCTCGATCGCCGGCTGCATGGTCACCTCGGGTGTGGTGCGGCGCTCGGCCCGCCTGCGGCTGCTGCGCGACAACGTGGTCGTCTTCACCGGCGAGCTCGAGTCGCTCAAGCGCTTCAAGGACGATGCCAAGGAAGTCAAGGAAGGCTTCGAGTGCGGCCTGAACATCAAGGGCTACAACGACATCTCCGAGGGCGATGTGCTGGAATTCTTCGAGATTCGGGAAATCGCGCGCACGCTGTAA